Proteins encoded within one genomic window of Manduca sexta isolate Smith_Timp_Sample1 chromosome 18, JHU_Msex_v1.0, whole genome shotgun sequence:
- the LOC115441659 gene encoding uncharacterized protein LOC115441659 produces the protein MAGSHLIICLFLSFLSRVYSSDVLCEKGFCSEFIHKHGCSPPVPHCSYNNATHNGLWLPSPTICNCCPFCLEFLREDEHCSLGGPGAGTTVGRCGDGLTCVADPIDGYSYCKKMSSKCHTAQTNFDTRRTRGEMGSLEFRPHCDAKGKYAPFDCVLTQTCFCQSEEGERLFGEVVYRGTLTTQSMHCGCSRLHQRIMKRIQPGLAFPVFAPRCTSDGNFFPVQCIGRKCYCVDRVTGHIVNANRPGYTLDLRKYPITDLACYDPALDNFPHLNEGSPPYNFTAPCFEEQRLKVEMIQQSKEDGFNVDFFNSFGECMPDGTYGHVVMKRDRSKICADETGRQIAKYSAAPNTPEYESMNCKCAYTSHVMGSTSERPVCCKNGNFRRIQCRRGFCRCVDEDGRQQGREAADVTSLSCFTTNWRTC, from the exons ATGGCGGGTAGTCATttgattatttgtttgtttttaagttttttaagcCGTGTTTATAGTTCAGATGTGTTGTGCGAAAAAGGATTTTGTAGT GAATTCATCCACAAACACGGTTGTTCGCCGCCAGTGCCTCACTGCTCGTACAACAACGCCACACACAACGGCCTGTGGTTGCCTTCGCCTACCATCTGCAACTGTTGCCCCTTCTGTCTGGAATTTTTAA GAGAGGATGAGCACTGCAGTTTAGGAGGTCCCGGGGCCGGGACTACAGTGGGTCGTTGTGGTGACGGACTCACGTGCGTCGCCGACCCTATTGATGGGTACAGCTATTgtaaaaaaa TGTCGTCGAAGTGCCATACTGCACAAACAAACTTCGATACAAGACGCACAAGAGGGGAGATGGGATCGCTCGAGTTTCGGCCGCACTGCGACGCTAAAGGGAAATACGCGCCCTTCGACTGCGTGCTGACACAAAC ATGTTTCTGCCAATCTGAAGAAGGTGAGAGGCTGTTCGGGGAGGTTGTATACCGCGGTACTTTAACTACACAGAGCATGCATTGTG GTTGCTCTCGGCTCCATCAGAGGATCATGAAGAGGATCCAACCAGGACTGGCGTTCCCCGTGTTCGCGCCGCGGTGCACTTCCGACGGCAACTTTTTCCCTGTCCAGTGCATCGGTCGGAAATGTTACTGCGTGGACAGGGTGACAGGACACATTGTCAATGCAAACCGGCCGGGTTATACTCTGGACTTGAGAAAATATCCTATTACTGATTTGGCTTGCT ACGACCCTGCTTTAGACAATTTTCCACACCTAAATGAAGGTTCACCTCCTTACAACTTCACGGCGCCGTGTTTTGAGGAGCAGAGACTCAAAGTGGAGATGATACAGCAGAGTAAAGAGGATGGGTTTAACGTAGACTTCTTTAACTCCTTCGGCGAGTGCATGCCAGACGGGACTTACGGGCACGTTGTTATGAAGAGGGATAGATC GAAAATCTGCGCTGACGAAACTGGCCGTCAAATAGCCAAATATTCTGCAGCCCCGAATACACCTGAATATGAATCAATGAATTGCA aatgcGCGTATACCTCCCATGTTATGGGTTCAACGAGTGAGAGGCCGGTTTGCTGTAAAAACGGAAATTTCCGACGTATACAATGCCGTCGTGGTTTCTGTCGTTGCGTCGACGAGGACGGAAGGCAACAAGGAAGAGAAGCCGCTGATGTTACTTCTCTATCTTGTTTTACAACTAATTGGCGGACgtgttaa